From the genome of Mucilaginibacter paludis DSM 18603:
ACCATATATTCTGCCGCCAATTCTGCCTGTTTCCTGATTTAAGGTTAAGATCTAAACCACAACCCTTAAACACAGCGTTATGGTAAGATATATTGCTGTTGGCTTCTGACTTTGTGATTTCGTAAAGTTTGCCATTCTTTATTTATTTATTCTTCCATTGAAGAGTGGATAGTTGAATAATGCTTCAGTACTACAGTCCTTACAAAACGAATTTATAGAAGCCAACTAAATGACAGCTAATTTCATCTGATAAATCAGGCATCGGCCCTCGCAAATCCTACCGTATCCCGGTAAATTTGAGGGGATACTTCCGCATTGATTTTAAAAAACCGGCTGAAGTAAAACTCATCGTTAAAACCCAGTTCGTATGCGATCATTTTAACCGGCTTCGCGGTAAGATATAATTCGCGTTTAGCTTCGATAATTATGCGCTCCGAGATCAGGTTACTTAAGGTTTTATTGAAATATGTTTTACTGATCCTGTTCAATGCTTTGGCAGAGATGTTCAGAAGATCTGCATAATCACTGGGACTGTGCTTGCTTTTATAATGCTCTTCGATAGTATCTTTCAGGGTTTTTAATATAAATGGCTCCTTCTCGGTATTGGATATCTTAGGGGATTGCATATTAAGTTTTATCCTCGATGCATTGATCAAAAATATCTTCAGGTATGCAATCATTAATTCATATTGGGCGACTGCTATATTTTGCATTTCAACCTTTAACTGATCAACCAGGCCGGTAAGCAGGCCCATTTCCGATTCTGTTAACTGCACCTGCGGCGATTCGTATATATTATTAAAAAGCACACCATTACAGGCGACTTCATCATGGTGCTTATGAATGCAGAAAAAATCAGGATGGAAATTGATTAAAAGCCCCTTAAACTCACCATCAGCCCTGATCTTATATGGCTGGTAAATAGAAAAGCTTATCAGGCCATTTTCTGTAAATTCATATTCAGAAAAATCCGCCGTTAGTCGGCCTTTTCCTTTAGTCACCAAAAGCATCGAATAGTAGTTGTAGTTTTTCTGTTGGTTAAAATAGGAATCGTCTTCAAAAGCAAAGATCTTAAAGGCTAAAGCTTTCGTTTGCGGATTAATTAATGTAAAGGCGGTTTGAGCTGTCAAAGTTTGTTTATTAATGTTTGATATCAATTAAAACAGCAGTCTATCTTCTACGGAAATTTCAAGATCATTGATGCTGGCATAACGCTTACGCATCAAGCCGTTTTCATCAAATTCCCAAAGTTCGTTGCCATAGCTGCGGTACCATTGTCCGGTTTGATCATGCCACTCATATTCAAAACGAACAGCCATACGATTTTCTCGAAATCCCCATAGTTCTTTTTTCAGCTTGTAATCCAGCTCTTTCTCCCATTTCCTAACTAAAAAAGCTTTCACCTCATCTCTACCATTAATGAAGTCAGTGCGGTTGCGCCATTCTGTATCAATGGTATAAGCCAAGCATACCTTTTCCGGATCTTTCGTGTTCCAGGCATTTTCTGCAAGCTGTACCTTTTCTAATGCAGTCTCCATGGTAAATGGAGGCAAGGGAAGTTTTTGTTCCATAGTAGTTTTAAATTAAGGAATGGATAAATACAAATCTATCCATTCTTTAGGGAGTGAACACGATCAAATAGCGGCTGTTTCAACCAGCTCAACCACAGGGAAATCTACCACTACCTTTGCGGCATTGTTGAAATAGTTGGTGAATATGTTTAAACCAACATGAGCGATAATTTCTGCAATTCCTGCTTCATCGTAACCGGCATTTTTCAAGGCATCTACATCAGCGTCATTAACCAGTCCTCTTTTTTCAATGATCGTTCTTGAAAAATCAAGCGCTGCCTGAATTTTTGCATCAGCAGATCTACCTTCACGGGCGTATGCAATACTGTCGGCATCAATATGGACTAATTTTTCGCCGATAAAGGTATGTGCGGCATTGCAATATTCGCAGCTATTAGCGTTGGCAACGGTAAGCGCAATCAGTTCACCAAGCTTTCCGCCGATAGTTCCTCCTCCTAAAGCACCGCTTAAAGCAAGATAGCCGTTTAAAACCGTCGGCGAATTAGCCATAGTTCTCATCATATTAGGAACCATTCCCAGCTTGCCTTGAATGGCAGTAAAAAGATCTTTAGATTTTCCTGTAGTTGTTTCAGGATCAAGTGCTGTTAAACGTGACATTTTTTTTAATTTTATTTGTCTTCATTGACAATACAAAGGTGCACTGCTTAAATTATCGATAACATGGATAAACGGTGCAGGTGCATGGACAATCAGGACCATGATTACCCGGGGACAACCTCAAATACTTTTATTGTATAAACGGTATGGGCGTTTTTTTTATATAGCTTGATGGTATAAAAGATATTTGCTCCGGCTAAAATCAATACCGACAAGGGAATGATTGGCGGCTTTAAACCGAGCGGCAATACATCAAGCCGGAACGGCTGGCTAAATACGAACATAGATGGCTGTAATCATCGTGAAGACCACAAGACATGAGCCGACAGAGATGGCAGCGATAAATCTCCCGGGGCTCATATTACCTAACGACACAAAAGAACTGGATGAAGTGTGCTTTCCCAAATCGACAATAATATCATGGGCAATATTTAAATGAAAGAATTATATAATAACTAAGTAAATAAATCAAGTACGCAAAAAAATATGTTGTAACAATTATCGAAAATTGTACTCAAATAGAATATGACAAATTATAAATCTGCGATTGTTTTTGCCTATAAAGCCTTGGAAGGAAAATTGGTTTTAGGAAACAAATACCGATGGATATAGCTGGCAACTCTGTAGACAATTAGTATGTTTTCACTAAACCTAAACCCGCAAATTATAGTTAACGTTAGCACTGTTATATCCAGCACGCTATTGTTTTTAGCTTTTTTAACTTTTACAAAAAAAAGCACAGCACTGATAGGCTACCGTTTTTTATCGCTCTTTTTGTTTTTCCTTACACTAAACTTTGCAAATGATGCATTTAGTGCCGGCGGAGGGTACCTAAAGCATCCAGTACTAATGCTGATATTTCAGCCAGGCACCTATGCCATTGCTCCATCTTTTTATTTGGCATCTGTTTATTTAACATCAGTTGATAAAAAGTTGAATGGTAAAGTTATCTTACATTTCCTGCCATATATTTTCCTTCTTGCTGTTTGTATTTTAACTTTTCAAATACCACCGGATGTAATTGCTGCCAATAAAACAAAAGAAAATCATATAGAGAAGATCGCAAGTATTTGTTTATCAACACTGTTGTTTCTACAGATTTTTTGGTATTTGTTTTTGGCATTAAGGCAGTTGAGAAAATACAGGCAATCCATTCCGCTATTTCTATCCAGTTTCACTGGGAATGATTATAAATGGCTCATCCAAATAACTATAGGATTATGCATGCTGTCTGTTATCTGGTTGTTAGAAAGCATTGCAGGCATGCCTTTACTCTCCCTAATTGCTTCAATAATTTATCTGTGCTCATTTTATTATATCGGTGTGCAGATTATGAAGCAAAAAGACACTCCTTTTTTTGTTCCTGAGCAAGATCAGAGCGTGGATGATCTATCTAACAATCAGGAAATTTGTGTATCACACGATATTGCCATATCAGTCAATCCCGGGTCAACACCATTAAAGAAAAAAGTATTGACAGATGAAAAGGTAATCAAGCTTGAATATCAATTATTAGAATTGATGAGAAAAGATAAGCCTTATTTAGATAGTGAGATTACGCTGCCGAAGCTCAGTAAAATGATGCTTTCCAATACCTACCACATGTCGTATTTGCTCAATGAATGTTTGGAAGAAAATTTTTACACGTTTATAAACCGGTACAGAATTGAAGAATGCATGCGCTTGTTTAACGACCCGGCTTATGATCACTTTACAATTTTAGGAATTGCGTTTGAATGTGGCTTCAACTCCAAAACCTCTTTCAATGTTTTCTTTAAAAAAATCACCGGCTTGTCACCCAGAGAATATAGAGAGCAGTGTAATAAAAAAAATGCGTTAGAAGTTAGTTCTTCTCTATCAAATAATTGACTTACAGTATTTTATAAAATAATATATTTATTAAGAAGTACGTTCGATTTTTTTTTACGAGCGAATTTTGCTTCATGAAATATAAACTAAAAACATCATTCTTCTTAATTACGCTTTTTACACTATTAGGTATTTCCTGCAAAAAAAACTCGGTTAATCCCGTTTTGTCCGAAAAACAAGTTGACTTAGGTACTCACAAGCTGATGACTTATTCATCATCATCAGGCTCTAAATATTTAATCGTATTCGAAAGCGGGTTGGGTAATGATGCCTCCGTTTGGACTGAAGAAAAGATTAGAAAACCGCTATCTGGCATTTCCGATATGTTGATGTATGACCGGGCTGGCTACGGAAAATCTCAAAAAGGACCGTCACCCCGAACCATTGACAGATTAAGCGATGAATTGGCTGCCGTCATCGCCGCAGTTGCCGGTGAAAGAAAAGTTATTATCGTTTCCCATTCCTTAGGTGGTTTGATAGCACGAGCTTACGCCTTCAAAAATCCATCAAAGATAGCTGCGCTTTTGTTTCTTGATTCTTCACATGAACTGTATAACCATTGGACGCAAGACGAGGAAGATAAGTTATATGATGAAACAAAAAAAACTTACGGTGCCGGACCTGGGGTGCTACAAGAGGTAAGAGAGCTCCGCGAAGATTTGGAATATATGTCAACCCTACCAAATCTGCCAAATGTTCCAGTAACAGTAATCACAAGTATGCAAACCAGTGCCGGGGTTTCAAGTGCCGACAAACAATTATGGTATAACGCTCATGAAAGCTTGAAAAATGGAGTTACAGTTTTTCAGCATTTATCAACAATAAAGTCAGGACACTTTATTATGCTTGATGAACCTTATTTAGTCATTGAAAACATCAGACAGCTGTTGTCAAAGTTGCCATAGCGTACAGTTGCCGTCAAAAATAAGATGGCTGGGAAATCCCTCATTTCAAATTCCGAACACGCTCGCCTCTTTAACCGAATTCAATACATCACTTAACTATCCTAACAGATTCATCTTTAGGGAACAACCACCTATAAATGCTTAAAAAACAGGTTATCGCATTCTTTTTGCTAATTATCAGCTATGCTATAGCATCCGCTCAGCAGCTCACTATTAATGGTACTATTACAGATGACACCGGTAGACCGATTCCGTTTGCCAGTATATTGATCCATAATACAACCAAGGGTACTTCTGCCAACAGCGATGGGGCTTACAGCATTAACGTAGCAGCCGGCAATTATGAACTTTTATTTAAGGCCATCGGTTTTCAACAGGAAACACGTAAGATAACTGTGGCAAAAAATGTTGTTTTAAATATCGAACTCCATGTAGCTTCGTACCAATTAAATGAAGTGGCCGTGCACGCCACCGGCGAAGACCCCGCCTATGGTATCATCCGCAATGCCATCCGCAAACGTAAAACCTACTTAAAGGAGGTTGATACCTACAGTGCCGATGTATACCTTAAAGGTTTACAAAAACTACTGGCCGCACCCAAAAAGTTTCTGGGCAGGGATATGAACAAGATAGGCCGCGAGATTGGGCTTGACTCCAACCGTCGGGGTGTTATATACTTTTCAGAATCACTATCCAAACTCAGCTTCATAAAACCTGACCTTTTACATGAAGAAATGATCTCATCCAAAGTATCAGGCAGTAACCAGGCGTTCAGCTTTAACAGGGCATCAGATATTAAGGTTAATATGTACGAGAATTTTCAATACTGGGACCAACTGAGCAACCGCCCGCTGATATCGCCCATTGCGGATAATGCACTCAATTTTTACTATTATAAATGGCTGGGCGCTATTGAAGAGAACGGCGAAATTGTAAACAAGATACAACTGACCCCCAAGCATGCTTTCGAACCGGCGTTCACCGGGGTGATCTATATTATGGAGGATAGCTGGCGCATACATAGTTTAGACCTGAAGATAACTGAAAGCGCCAACCTAAACGTGGTTGACACCTTAAAAATAAAGGAACAATATATACCCGTTGGCAACAAAGTATGGATGCCAGCTTCGGTAAAGTATGAGTTTACCGGCGGCCTTTTTGGCTTCAAATTCGGCGGCTACTTTATTGCCGTTTACAGCAATTATGTTCTCAACCCTGCCCTCAATAAAAAAGACTTTGCTGAGGAGGTATTGCGCGTGTCCAAAGGCATCAACAAAAAAGATTCGACCTATTGGCAGCAGGAACGGCCGGTACCGCTAACTTTAGAAGAAACAAATGATTACCGAAAAAAAGCTATTATGGCGGCCAGGCGTGAATCAAAGCCCTACCTCGATTCGCTTGACCGGGTATACAATAAGGTAACTCCCGGCAAGGTATTATTCACAGGTGTGCTGCATCGTAACCGTTATACTAATGAATACCTTAATTTCAACCCGACTATACCCTCGTTCCTTTATAATACAGTAGAAGGCCTTACGGTTAATTATGGTGCAACATTTACTAAACAGATAGATTCTACCGATAGTAAATGCTTGCTTCTGGGCGGAAATGTGCGTTACGGTTTTGGCAATCATTTATTCCATGCCAATGCAATGGCCGACATACCGGCAGGCCGTTTTATCCTGGGCCTTAGCGGCGGTACAGGCATGTATGACTTGAACAACCTCGAGCCAATCGATCCCGCTAATAACACTATTAGTACCTTGTTCGACAGGCAAAATCTTGAGAAGCTTTATGAAAAAAAGTTTGGCCAGGCATCATTATCGGCCAGGATAGCTGGGGGCTGGCTTGGAAGAATTTCAACAACGTATGCCAACCGCAAATGGTATCCTAACAGTTCTTTTTACAGCTTTGGTAACCGGGATAAGGCTTTTACATCCAATAACCCCAATACTCCAGATATTGATCAGTCTTTATTTCCCGAAAATCAATCATTTACCATTAATGCAAGCACCAGTTACAATTTCAGTAATAAATACGAAACTTACCCTACAGGTAAACACTATTTGCCCTCTGCTTACCCTAAGCTGGAGCTGAGCTATACAAAGGGTATTAAAAGCATTTTCGCCTCTGATGTGGATTATGATGTGCTTTCAACAAATTTATCAAAGGAGGGCGTAAACATGGGCATCTATGGCAAGTCTTCTTTTTATATTGGGGCAGGTAAGTTTTTACGTGCTAAGCAATTATACTTTATAGATTATGCCCAGTTTATAGGTAATGACGGTTTCATAAATCTCATATCGTCAAACCGGTTTTTGTTATTGGATTCATACCGGTACAGCACACCAGACAAATATTTTG
Proteins encoded in this window:
- a CDS encoding carboxymuconolactone decarboxylase family protein, with amino-acid sequence MSRLTALDPETTTGKSKDLFTAIQGKLGMVPNMMRTMANSPTVLNGYLALSGALGGGTIGGKLGELIALTVANANSCEYCNAAHTFIGEKLVHIDADSIAYAREGRSADAKIQAALDFSRTIIEKRGLVNDADVDALKNAGYDEAGIAEIIAHVGLNIFTNYFNNAAKVVVDFPVVELVETAAI
- a CDS encoding DUF5686 and carboxypeptidase regulatory-like domain-containing protein; amino-acid sequence: MLKKQVIAFFLLIISYAIASAQQLTINGTITDDTGRPIPFASILIHNTTKGTSANSDGAYSINVAAGNYELLFKAIGFQQETRKITVAKNVVLNIELHVASYQLNEVAVHATGEDPAYGIIRNAIRKRKTYLKEVDTYSADVYLKGLQKLLAAPKKFLGRDMNKIGREIGLDSNRRGVIYFSESLSKLSFIKPDLLHEEMISSKVSGSNQAFSFNRASDIKVNMYENFQYWDQLSNRPLISPIADNALNFYYYKWLGAIEENGEIVNKIQLTPKHAFEPAFTGVIYIMEDSWRIHSLDLKITESANLNVVDTLKIKEQYIPVGNKVWMPASVKYEFTGGLFGFKFGGYFIAVYSNYVLNPALNKKDFAEEVLRVSKGINKKDSTYWQQERPVPLTLEETNDYRKKAIMAARRESKPYLDSLDRVYNKVTPGKVLFTGVLHRNRYTNEYLNFNPTIPSFLYNTVEGLTVNYGATFTKQIDSTDSKCLLLGGNVRYGFGNHLFHANAMADIPAGRFILGLSGGTGMYDLNNLEPIDPANNTISTLFDRQNLEKLYEKKFGQASLSARIAGGWLGRISTTYANRKWYPNSSFYSFGNRDKAFTSNNPNTPDIDQSLFPENQSFTINASTSYNFSNKYETYPTGKHYLPSAYPKLELSYTKGIKSIFASDVDYDVLSTNLSKEGVNMGIYGKSSFYIGAGKFLRAKQLYFIDYAQFIGNDGFINLISSNRFLLLDSYRYSTPDKYFEAHIEHNFSGYILNNVPLIRKLKLQEIIDLNYLTTPVLKSYYEVAAGVQYLNFRLTYVQSYKDGKKSEEGIKIGIILPQTKGSR
- a CDS encoding helix-turn-helix domain-containing protein; this encodes MFSLNLNPQIIVNVSTVISSTLLFLAFLTFTKKSTALIGYRFLSLFLFFLTLNFANDAFSAGGGYLKHPVLMLIFQPGTYAIAPSFYLASVYLTSVDKKLNGKVILHFLPYIFLLAVCILTFQIPPDVIAANKTKENHIEKIASICLSTLLFLQIFWYLFLALRQLRKYRQSIPLFLSSFTGNDYKWLIQITIGLCMLSVIWLLESIAGMPLLSLIASIIYLCSFYYIGVQIMKQKDTPFFVPEQDQSVDDLSNNQEICVSHDIAISVNPGSTPLKKKVLTDEKVIKLEYQLLELMRKDKPYLDSEITLPKLSKMMLSNTYHMSYLLNECLEENFYTFINRYRIEECMRLFNDPAYDHFTILGIAFECGFNSKTSFNVFFKKITGLSPREYREQCNKKNALEVSSSLSNN
- a CDS encoding helix-turn-helix domain-containing protein; this encodes MTAQTAFTLINPQTKALAFKIFAFEDDSYFNQQKNYNYYSMLLVTKGKGRLTADFSEYEFTENGLISFSIYQPYKIRADGEFKGLLINFHPDFFCIHKHHDEVACNGVLFNNIYESPQVQLTESEMGLLTGLVDQLKVEMQNIAVAQYELMIAYLKIFLINASRIKLNMQSPKISNTEKEPFILKTLKDTIEEHYKSKHSPSDYADLLNISAKALNRISKTYFNKTLSNLISERIIIEAKRELYLTAKPVKMIAYELGFNDEFYFSRFFKINAEVSPQIYRDTVGFARADA
- a CDS encoding alpha/beta fold hydrolase yields the protein MKYKLKTSFFLITLFTLLGISCKKNSVNPVLSEKQVDLGTHKLMTYSSSSGSKYLIVFESGLGNDASVWTEEKIRKPLSGISDMLMYDRAGYGKSQKGPSPRTIDRLSDELAAVIAAVAGERKVIIVSHSLGGLIARAYAFKNPSKIAALLFLDSSHELYNHWTQDEEDKLYDETKKTYGAGPGVLQEVRELREDLEYMSTLPNLPNVPVTVITSMQTSAGVSSADKQLWYNAHESLKNGVTVFQHLSTIKSGHFIMLDEPYLVIENIRQLLSKLP
- a CDS encoding nuclear transport factor 2 family protein, with product MEQKLPLPPFTMETALEKVQLAENAWNTKDPEKVCLAYTIDTEWRNRTDFINGRDEVKAFLVRKWEKELDYKLKKELWGFRENRMAVRFEYEWHDQTGQWYRSYGNELWEFDENGLMRKRYASINDLEISVEDRLLF